The Juglans microcarpa x Juglans regia isolate MS1-56 chromosome 8S, Jm3101_v1.0, whole genome shotgun sequence genome has a window encoding:
- the LOC121244450 gene encoding trihelix transcription factor DF1-like, protein MLGGDSGSRVLESSDDAAEAMAAAVTAQQGAEVGGVGSNSGEEDKGDRSYGGNRWPRQETLALLKIRSDMDVTFRDASVKGPLWEEVSRKLAELGYHRSAKKCKEKFENVYKYHKRTKEGRTGKPDGKTYRFFDQLEALDNHPNSLQSSSTPAKSYHTAPPAVVPATVVMRPFINPPSLPQITVTSTTHSSMNIAAPVINLTIPSFPPTNPTILPTPPIATNPSQISANIPSSFPNLSADLISNSTSSSSTSSDEEILEVRRKRKRKWKDFFQRLMREVIQKQEELHRRFLEAIEKREHERMVREEAWRVQEMARITREREILAQERSIAATKDAAVMSFLQKISEQQNPDQAAQFDLPPPQPVQQPAAPPPALIPVQHSAPISAPTAAATVLPQTVTSLGIQKIDNNGGSFTPRNSSRWPKVEVQALIKLRTNLDEKYQDSGPKGPLWEEISAAMRKLGYNRSAKRCKEKWENINKYFKKVKESNKKRPEDSKTCPYFHQLDALYREKNKFENPVSSNQVKPENNMVPLMVQPEQQWPPRQDQQPSDTAMEDAESEPMDENQEDDDDDKDGDEEEEEDEEGSANFEIVASKPASNIGAAE, encoded by the exons aTGCTGGGTGGGGACTCGGGTAGCAGGGTGTTGGAGAGCTCCGACGATGCGGCTGAGGCCATGGCAGCGGCCGTGACAGCTCAGCAAGGCGCCGAGGTTGGCGGCGTTGGATCAAACTCAGGTGAAGAAGATAAGGGTGACCGAAGTTACGGTGGAAACCGGTGGCCACGACAGGAAACTTTGGCACTCTTGAAGATACGGTCCGACATGGACGTGACCTTCAGGGATGCAAGCGTTAAGGGTCCCTTGTGGGAAGAGGTTTCCAG GAAGCTAGCAGAACTTGGTTATCATCGAAGTGCCAAGAAATGCAAGGAGAAATTCGAGAACGTGTACAAATATCACAAAAGAACCAAAGAAGGCCGCACGGGGAAACCTGATGGAAAGACATATCGTTTCTTCGATCAACTGGAAGCTCTCGACAATCATCCTAATTCCCTGCAATCATCCAGTACGCCGGCAAAGTCTTATCATACAGCTCCACCAGCAGTGGTACCGGCGACAGTAGTAATGCGGCCATTCATTAACCCTCCTAGTCTTCCACAGATCACTGTTACATCAACGACGCATAGTAGTATGAATATTGCCGCACCGGTGATAAACCTTACAATTCCTTCGTTCCCACCCACAAACCCTACGATTCTCCCAACGCCACCGATAGCGACAAACCCTTCTCAGATTAGCGCAAACATTCCATCTTCTTTCCCGAATCTTTCTGCTGATCTTATTTCCAATTCCACTTCTTCTTCCTCGACTTCCTCGGACGAAGAAATACTGGAAGTGCGGCGCAAGCGAAAGAGGAAATGGAAGGACTTCTTCCAGAGACTAATGAGGGAGGTGATACAGAAGCAAGAGGAGCTGCATAGGAGGTTTTTGGAGGCCATAGAGAAGCGCGAACACGAACGCATGGTTCGCGAAGAAGCTTGGAGAGTGCAAGAGATGGCGAGAATCACTAGAGAACGAGAAATATTAGCCCAGGAAAGATCGATAGCGGCGACCAAGGACGCAGCGGTGATGTCATTCTTGCAAAAGATATCCGAACAGCAAAACCCGGATCAAGCAGCTCAATTTGATCTGCCGCCACCACAGCCAGTACAACAACCAGCAGCACCACCTCCGGCATTAATACCAGTACAACATTCGGCACCAATATCGGCCCCGACTGCAGCAGCAACAGTACTGCCACAAACGGTGACTAGTTTGGGAATCCAGAAGATCGATAATAATGGGGGGAGCTTCACACCGAGAAACTCTTCGAGATGGCCTAAAGTCGAGGTTCAAGCTTTAATAAAGCTACGGACCAATCTTGATGAGAAGTATCAAGACAGTGGGCCAAAGGGCCCTCTGTGGGAGGAGATCTCGGCCGCCATGAGAAAGCTTGGATACAACCGAAGCGCGAAGAGATGTAAAGAGAAGTGGGAGAACATCAACAAGTACTTCAAGAAGGTCAAGGAAAGCAACAAAAAGAGGCCCGAGGACTCAAAAACGTGTCCCTACTTTCACCAGCTAGATGCTTTATACAGAGAAAAGAACAAATTCGAAAACCCAGTATCCTCGAATCAAGTAAAGCCCGAAAACAACATGGTGCCATTGATGGTGCAGCCGGAGCAGCAATGGCCACCTCGGCAGGATCAGCAGCCATCGGACACGGCAATGGAAGATGCGGAAAGCGAACCAATGGATGAAAAccaagaggatgatgatgatgataaggaTGGagacgaggaggaggaggaagatgaagaggggAGTGCTAATTTTGAGATAGTGGCAAGTAAACCTGCTTCCAATATTGGTGCAGCTGAGTGA